One Variibacter gotjawalensis genomic window, TTGGTCGCGCCACTGCGCTCGGCCCGGTAAAGCGTCTCCCGCGGCAAGCCGATCGTTTCAGCCAGTTGCGTCTTGGAGATGCCGAAGCGGTCAACGACGCGGGTAGCGGCGATTTGCCCGCTGCTGTCCATCATCGACGCGACAAGCGGAGTCGCGATCGCAGCCATCGCTTTGGACTTCAGTGATGACCTAACAACGTTCGCCATAACGCCTCATAAAACGCCACATAACTATGGCGAAATATATGGCAAAGACATAGACCTTTCAACCGCAAACGTTGACAGGTCGGTCTCCGACCTTTAGAAACCGCCGCAATCATGATCAATCGGTCGCGTGGGCGGCCCTGAAACAGTAACCGCACCGGCGGTTTGGTAGGATAAGATGAAAGTTCGTAACTCGTTGAAATCGCTGCGCGGTCGTCACCGCGACAACCGCCTGGTCCGCCGCAAGGGCCGCGTCTACGTCATCAACAAGACGCAGAAGCGCTTCAAGGCGCGCCAAGGCTAATCGGCGGGGCGCATCAGCCCGCCTGACACACGCTGAGTTGAAATTTGAAGGCCTGCGCCACCCGCGCGGGCCTTTGCGCTTGCGTGCGCGACGCGTTAGATTTTGCGCATGAAGATACTGACGGTCTCTGTCGTCGCCCTTTTCATCGCCGCGTCTCCGGCCTTCGCACAAAGCTCGCGGCCGCAGATCGAACCGCGCACCAAGCAGGCAGAGCCTCGCGCCAAGCCTGCGCCGCGCCCCAACAAGCCGGATCGCAGCCGCGACCTCAACTTCCTGTTCGGTGCGCTGAAAGCGGCGCCCGACGCCGAAGCCGCAAAGTCGGTCGAAGTCCGCATCACGTCGCTGCTGGCGAATTCGGGTAGCGACACCACGGACCTGCTGATGCAGCGCGCCAAACGCGCGCTCGACGCCAAGGACAATGACCTCAGCCTGCAGCTGCTCGACGCTGTGGTCGATATCCGCCCGGAATTTGCCGAGGGCTGGAATCGCCGCGCAACGCTGCACTTCCTCAATAAGAACTACGTCGCGGCGATTGCGGATATCCGCCACGTGCTCGCGATCGAGCCGCGCCACTTCGGCGCGATGGTCGGCTTCGGCATGATCCTGCACGAACTCGACGAAGATGCGCTCGCGCTGAAGGTGCTGCGCAAGGCGCTCGAAGTGCACCCCTATCTCGAGCGCATCGATGAGCTTGTGAAGACGCTCTCGGAAAAAGTCGAAGGCCGCGAGATTTAACCGCTTCGTCATTGCGAGAAGCGGCGAAGCCGCGACGAAGCAATCCAGGAATCAAATCGTTAGCGCCCGTTGCCTTGCTCTGGATTGCCACGTCGCGCCAGCGCTGCGCGCATGTCGCTCCTCGCAATGACGAAGAGGTTTGGCTACTCTTTCGCGGCGTCGCTGCCGACGAATGCGATGCGCACCATGTTGGTCGCGCCTGGCGTTCCGAGCGGAACGCCCGCCACGATGATGATGCGCTGACCGGCGCGCACGAACGCATCCTTGTAGGCGAGCTGGCACGCGCGATCGACCATGTCGTCCTGATCGTGCGCATCTTCGGCGACGACGCAGTGCACACCCCACGCGACCGACAAGCGGCGGCCGGTCGAGAGATTCGGTGAGATCGCGATGATCGGCGTATTCGGCCGCTCGCGCGCAACGCGCAACGCCGTTGCGCCGGACGATGTCCAACACACCAGCGCGCCGAGATCGAGGGTCTCGGCGATCTGCCGCGACGCTGCCGCGATGGCGTCGGCGCCGGTCGCTTCCGGATCGGAGCGCTGCGCATTGATGATCGAGCGGAAGTTCGTGTCTTTCTCGACCTCCTCGATGATGCGACTCATCGTGCCGACGGCCTCTGCCGGATATTGTCCGGCAGCGGATTCGGCCGAGAGCATCACGGCATCGACGCCTTCGTAAATCGCGGTCGCGACGTCCGACACTTCGGCGCGGGTCGGCACCGGTGACGAGATCATCGACTCCAACATCTGCGTTGCAACGACGACGGGCTTGCCGGCGCGGCGCGCAGCGCGCGTGAGTTGTTTCTGAATCGCAGGCAGTTTCTCGAGCGGCATCTCGACGCCGAGATCGCCGCGCGCCACCATGATGGCGTCGGAGAGTTCGAGAATATCCGCGATATGCGCGACGGCCTGCGGCTTCTCGATCTTCGACATGATCGAGGCGCGGCCGCGTGTGATCTTCTTGGCTTCCGCGACGTCGTCGGCGCGCTGGATGAACGAGAGCGCGATCCAATCGACGCCGACATTGAGTGCCGCGTCCAGATCGGAGCGATCCTTGTCGGTCAGCGCCGAGAACGGAATCAGCGTATCCGGCAGGCTGACGCCCTTGCGGTTCGACAGCTTGCCGCCGACTTCGACGCGCGTGACCGCGCGCGTCGGCGATGTCTCGACCGCACGAAGACGCACCTTGCCGTCATCGATCAGCAGCGTGTGTCCGGGCTCCAGCGCGGCGAGAATTTCCGGATGCGGAAGATGCACGCGGGTGACGTCGCCCGGCGTCGTGTCGTTGTCGAGGATAAACTGCGCGCCGTTCTCGACCATCACGGCCGTATCGTTCGCGAACGCGCCGAGTCGCAGCTTCGGTCCCTGCAGATCGATCAGCACGCCGATCGGGCGGCCGTAATCTTTCTCGAGCCCGCGGATCGTCGCCACCATCGCGGCCATGCGATCGTGCGGCGTGTGACTCATGTTGATGCGGAAGATGTCGGCGCCGGCTTCGAACAGCTTGGCGATCATCGGACGCTCGCTCGAGGCCGGCCCCAACGTGGCCAGCACTTTCGCTCGTCGCAAACGTCTCATTGTGTCACTTCCCGCGGCTGTCCAGAGGCGCGCGGCGGAGAGGATGAAGAGCCCGGCGGCAGCGGCCGCGTCGGCGCCTGTTCGGATGATTCAGTCAGTTGGACGGTCCAAGAAGGCTGCGACGTGGTGTCGACCTCGAAGAAACCGGTCTTCTCAAAACCACGTGCCAAACAATCCTCCACACCGCGGATCGTGAACTCTTTGTCCCGCGTGCACATGAAGGCTTTGCCGGACCACTCACCGCCGCGATCATAATCTATCGCATAGATGTAATAGAACTGCGACGACAGCGTTCCGCGCAAGAGCGTCTCGCAGCTGCGAGACGACAGATTCCACCAGCCCTCGGTGGTCCAGGCTTCGCCCTCTTTGTAGCCAATCGCGATGCCGACGCGGCTGCCGGTGTTGTTGCACAGCCGGAAGTCGGCGCGCGCGGCCTCACTCGTGATGCACCAGAACGTCAATGCGAGTAATCCGGCGCTAAAAAGTGAAGTTCGGGCAAGCCGCATTGTGCTTCGATTCTCTCAGACTGATTCGCATGGGTTGACTAAAATCGCCCGGAAATCGTTGACGTTCGTATAAGTGGGGCCCGGCGTGAGCAAGCCGCCCGTTCTGGCGAAGAAACCCGTGGAGTCGTTTTCGGCGAGAAACTGGGCCGGATCGAGGCCGAGCGAGGCCGCTTTTGCTGCCGTTTCGCCGTCCGCATAGGCCCCGGCCGGGCTATCCGCGTCGCCGCCGCCGCCATCCGTCCCGTCCGTGTCGCCAGCCAGCACCGCTATGCCTTTCGTGCCTGCCAGCAGCGCGGTGGCCGCAAGGGCGTATTCCTGGTTCGGGCCGCCCTTGCCCTGCCCGCGGATCGTCACCGTGAGCTCGCCGCCCGAGAGCAGCACGGCGCGCTTGCCGGCCGCCTGCAGCTCTTTGGCGAGCCGCATATGCTCGGCGGCCGTATCGCGCGCCTCACCCTCGAGGCGGTCGCCGAGGAACACCGGTTCGTAGCCGGCCGCGCGGATCTTCGCCTGCACCGCATCGAACGCATCCATCGGCTTGGCGACGAGGCGATACTCCGTATTCGCGAAGATCGCATCGCCCGGCTTCGGGCTCTCGTTGGCGGGATCCTTCAGCGCATTCGCAATCGACGGCGGCAGCGTGACGTTGAACTTCTTCACCACCGCCAACGCATCGGCGAGCGTCTTCGTATCCGGCACCGTCGGGCCGGAGCCGATAACGTCCGGATCGTCGCCCGGGACATCCGACACTGCGAGCGTCAGCACGCGCGCCGGCGCGGCGCGCGCCGCGAGCCGTCCGCCCTTGATGCGCGAGAGATGCTTCCGCAGCGTGTTGATCTCGCCGATATTCGCGCCGCTGCGCAGCAGCGCGCGCGT contains:
- the ykgO gene encoding type B 50S ribosomal protein L36; amino-acid sequence: MKVRNSLKSLRGRHRDNRLVRRKGRVYVINKTQKRFKARQG
- a CDS encoding tetratricopeptide repeat protein, encoding MKILTVSVVALFIAASPAFAQSSRPQIEPRTKQAEPRAKPAPRPNKPDRSRDLNFLFGALKAAPDAEAAKSVEVRITSLLANSGSDTTDLLMQRAKRALDAKDNDLSLQLLDAVVDIRPEFAEGWNRRATLHFLNKNYVAAIADIRHVLAIEPRHFGAMVGFGMILHELDEDALALKVLRKALEVHPYLERIDELVKTLSEKVEGREI
- the pyk gene encoding pyruvate kinase; its protein translation is MRRLRRAKVLATLGPASSERPMIAKLFEAGADIFRINMSHTPHDRMAAMVATIRGLEKDYGRPIGVLIDLQGPKLRLGAFANDTAVMVENGAQFILDNDTTPGDVTRVHLPHPEILAALEPGHTLLIDDGKVRLRAVETSPTRAVTRVEVGGKLSNRKGVSLPDTLIPFSALTDKDRSDLDAALNVGVDWIALSFIQRADDVAEAKKITRGRASIMSKIEKPQAVAHIADILELSDAIMVARGDLGVEMPLEKLPAIQKQLTRAARRAGKPVVVATQMLESMISSPVPTRAEVSDVATAIYEGVDAVMLSAESAAGQYPAEAVGTMSRIIEEVEKDTNFRSIINAQRSDPEATGADAIAAASRQIAETLDLGALVCWTSSGATALRVARERPNTPIIAISPNLSTGRRLSVAWGVHCVVAEDAHDQDDMVDRACQLAYKDAFVRAGQRIIIVAGVPLGTPGATNMVRIAFVGSDAAKE
- a CDS encoding DUF1036 domain-containing protein; amino-acid sequence: MRLARTSLFSAGLLALTFWCITSEAARADFRLCNNTGSRVGIAIGYKEGEAWTTEGWWNLSSRSCETLLRGTLSSQFYYIYAIDYDRGGEWSGKAFMCTRDKEFTIRGVEDCLARGFEKTGFFEVDTTSQPSWTVQLTESSEQAPTRPLPPGSSSSPPRASGQPREVTQ
- a CDS encoding glycerate kinase type-2 family protein codes for the protein MTSPREFLNELFETAVAAAHPSTFLPRHLPAPPAKGRLILFASGKAGGSMAEVAERFYLDDAKIDPKRLDGIAVTRHGYGRPTRQIPMIEAGHPVPDQAGIDATERTLQLADTATADDLVLVLMSGGASANWIAPAAGITLAEKQALTRALLRSGANIGEINTLRKHLSRIKGGRLAARAAPARVLTLAVSDVPGDDPDVIGSGPTVPDTKTLADALAVVKKFNVTLPPSIANALKDPANESPKPGDAIFANTEYRLVAKPMDAFDAVQAKIRAAGYEPVFLGDRLEGEARDTAAEHMRLAKELQAAGKRAVLLSGGELTVTIRGQGKGGPNQEYALAATALLAGTKGIAVLAGDTDGTDGGGGDADSPAGAYADGETAAKAASLGLDPAQFLAENDSTGFFARTGGLLTPGPTYTNVNDFRAILVNPCESV